The Coffea arabica cultivar ET-39 chromosome 9e, Coffea Arabica ET-39 HiFi, whole genome shotgun sequence genome has a window encoding:
- the LOC140014760 gene encoding phospholipase A I-like isoform X1, with product MSWGLGWKRPSDTFHVTLSYGADDAVDDASPRSSRSSSSSAAGVGGSPSFTSSLAMLSQENNHEQFGFRIDLDWTAGEDEDQVALRLQSQVMVALPSPQDTVEVEMKEKEKSPRNLENGGEVGEDFGGEVGVEMTVVKRREPLKGVIMWRVGGSGQQSDGMGVFVRLMRSNFANGVGGGGAAAEGAGAGHGAGVGAVVGCAEHWKSVTLVSLCGLGLSVLPVEVTQLPLLEKLYLDNNKLLTLPPELGGLKNLKVLAVDYNLLASVPAELRQCDGLLELSLEHNKLVRPLLDFRSMAELRVLRLFGNPLEFLPDILPLHKLRHLSLANIRIVADDNLRSLNVQIEMENSSYFVASRHKLSAFFSLIFRFSSCHHPLLASALAKIMQDEGNRVVVGKDENAVRQLISMISSDNQHVVEQACSALSSLASDVSVAMQLIKTDIMQPIEGVLKSASQEEVISVLQVVVKLAFTSDIVAQKMLTKDILKSLKLLCAHRNTEVQTLALLAVGNLAFCLENRHTLVTSESLRDLLVRLTVASEPRVNKAAARALAILGENEVLRRAIRGRQVPKRGLRILSMDGGGMKGLATVRMLKEIEKGTGKQIHELFDLICGTSTGGMLAVALAIKLMSLERCEEIYKELGKLVFAEPVPKDNEAASWREKLDQLYKSSSQSFRVVVHGSKHSADQFERLLKEMCADEDGDLLIESAVKRVPKVFVVSTLVSVAPAQPFIFRNYQYPAGTPEISSAISENLTTGGLGAATSGAQVGSKRNAFLGSCKHHVWQAIRASSAAPYYLDDFSDGAYRWQDGAIVANNPTIFAVREAQLLWPDARIDCLVSIGCCSVPTKVRKGGWRYLDTGQVLIESACSVDRVEEALSTLLTMLPDIQYFRFNPVDERCEMELDETDPTVWLRLEAATDDYIKKNSMSFRTVCESLLENSHDEKFPDSLKSQQFVKAKGLKSVLDDNSPSIGWRQAVLLVEASNSPDSGRVFHHARSLETFCGRSGIKLSLVNDISGTLRATAGSTFPTPFTSPLFTGSFPSSPPFYSPDFGYQRVGRIDLVPPLSLDGSQSAKTTASPPDSPARRRQLTLPVLSLHDKLRNSSQVGLIHLALQNDIYGSILSWQNEVFVVAEPGELAEKFLQTVKYSLLAMFRGRRRKNASIITDISTISDLVSCRPYFQIGGVVHRYIGRQTQVMEDDREIAAYMFRRTVPSVHLTPEDVRLMVGAWRDRIIIFTGIYGPTQALIKSLLDSGAKAVICPSAEPEETQLATFQGSGEFNAVENGKFEIGDEEAEDEDMEPASPISDWEDSEPEKNGAPSHYYWDDDEEELSQFVCQLYDSLFQSGSRVDVALQNALALHRSLRYSCHLPSIM from the exons atGTCGTGGGGGTTGGGGTGGAAACGTCCATCGGATACTTTCCATGTCACCTTAAGCTACGGCGCCGATGACGCAGTGGATGACGCCAGCCCAAGGTCATCACGATCGTCGTCGTCGTCGGCTGCCGGCGTGGGTGGGTCCCCGTCATTCACGTCGTCCCTTGCAATGCTTTCACAGGAAAATAATCATGAGCAATTCGGGTTTCGAATTGACCTCGACTGGACTGCCGGCGAGGATGAGGATCAGGTCGCTCTCCGGCTCCAGTCGCAGGTCATGGTCGCGCTGCCGTCGCCGCAGGACACTGTCGAAGTTGAAAtgaaggagaaggagaagagtcctagaaatttggaaaatggcgGCGAGGTTGGGGAGGATTTTGGGGGAGAGGTGGGAGTGGAGATGACGGTGGTGAAGAGGAGGGAGCCGTTGAAGGGGGTTATAATGTGGAGAGTTGGGGGATCGGGCCAGCAGAGTGATGGGATGGGAGTTTTTGTGAGGCTGATGAGGTCAAATTTTGCGAATGGGGTTGGAGGTGGAGGTGCGGCTGCGGAGGGGGCTGGAGCAGGGCACGGAGCTGGGGTTGGGGCTGTCGTAGGGTGTGCTGAGCATTGGAAGAGTGTCACTTTGGTCAGTCTCTGTGGTCTGGGATTATCA GTCTTGCCTGTGGAGGTAACCCAACTGCCACTACTTGAGAAGCTATATCTTGATAACAACAAGCTATTAACTTTGCCACCTGAGCTTGGTGGGCTAAAAAACTTGAAAGTTCTTGCAGTTGACTACAACCTGCTGGCCTCTGTTCCTG CTGAACTAAGGCAATGTGATGGATTACTTGAATTGTCTCTGGAACACAACAAATTGGTCCGGCCTCTTCTTGATTTCAG GTCTATGGCTGAGTTGCGGGTTCTAAGGCTATTTGGAAATCCACTGGAGTTCCTCCCTGATATCTTACCATTGCATAAACTTCGTCATTTGTCTCTTGCAAATATCAGGATTGTTGCAGATGACAATCTTAGATCATTGAATGTGCAGATAGAG ATGGAGAACAGTTCTTACTTTGTTGCATCTCGGCATAAGCTGAGTGCCTTCTTTTCTCTCATATTCCGGTTTTCTTCTTGTCATCACCCTTTGCTTGCATCTGCTCTGGCAAAGATAATGCAAGATGAGGGAAATCGGGTTGTCGTTGGGAAAGATGAGAATGCAGTGCGGCAGCTCATAAGTATGATAAGTAGCGACAATCAACACGTG GTTGAGCAAGCTTGTTCTGCTCTTTCATCTCTTGCTTCAGATGTTTCTGTGGCAATGCAGTTGATAAAGACTGACATCATGCAACCAATTGAAGGAGTGCTGAAATCTGCCAGTCAAGAAGAAGTAATATCTGTGCTGCAAGTTGTGGTTAAGTTGGCTTTTACGTCTGATATTGTGGCTCAGAAAATGTTGACTAAGGATATACTAAAATCTTTGAAATTATTATGCGCCCATAGAAATACGGAG GTACAAACATTAGCTTTATTGGCAGTGGGAAATTTAGCTTTCTGCTTGGAGAATCGGCATACACTCGTTACTTCAGAAAGTTTGAGGGATCTTCTTGTACGACTGACAGTTGCATCCGAGCCACGTGTGAATAAAGCTGCAGCTCGTGCTTTGGCTATACTTG GCGAAAATGAGGTTCTGCGGCGTGCTATTAGAGGCCGGCAAGTCCCAAAGCGTGGGCTGCGTATCCTTTCCATGGATGGTGGTGGCATGAAAGGTCTGGCAACTGTCAGGATGCTCAAGGAAATTGAAAAGGGCACTGGGAAACAGATACATGAGCTGTTTGACCTTATTTGTGGTACATCAACGGGTGGCATGCTTGCAGTTGCTCTTGCAATTAAATTGATGTCCTTGGAAAGATGTGAAGAGATATACAAAGAGCTAG GGAAACTTGTTTTTGCTGAACCTGTTCCGAAGGACAATGAAGCAGCAAGTTGGAGAGAAAAATTGGATCAACTTTACAAAAGCTCATCTCAGAGTTTCAGAGTTGTTGTGCACGGATCCAAA CACAGTGCAGATCAGTTTGAGCGATTATTGAAGGAGATGTGTGCTGATGAGGATGGAGATCTTCTGATAGAATCAGCTGTTAAACGGGTTCCCAAAGTATTTGTGGTATCAACTCTTGTCAGTGTTGCACCAGCTCAGCCTTTCATATTCCGCAATTACCAG TACCCTGCTGGGACTCCAGAGATTTCCTCCGCAATTTCTGAGAACTTGACAACAGGTGGCCTTGGAGCAGCAACATCTGGAGCCCAAGTTGGATCCAAGAGGAACGCCTTTCTTGGAAGTTGTAAGCACCACGTATGGCAAGCTATAAGAGCATCTTCTGCTGCACCATATTACCTTGATGATTTCTCTGACG GTGCTTACCGTTGGCAGGATGGAGCTATTGTTGCAAATAATCCTACTATTTTTGCCGTACGAGAAGCACAATTATTATGGCCAGATGCTAGAATTGATTGCTTAGTGTCAATTGGATGTTGTTCTGTCCCTACCAAG GTTCGGAAAGGAGGATGGCGTTATTTGGATACTGGTCAGGTGTTGATTGAAAGTGCATGCTCAGTTGATCGTGTGGAGGAAGCTTTAAGCACGTTGCTCACTATGCTTCCTGACATACAATATTTTCGGTTCAATCCAG TCGATGAGCGTTGTGAGATGGAGCTAGATGAGACTGATCCAACGGTTTGGTTGAGATTGGAGGCTGCCACAGATGATTACATCAAGAAGAACTCTATGTCATTTAGAACTGTATGTGAGAGTTTGCTGGAGAATTCACATGatgaaaaatttccagataGTCTAAAGTCTCAGCAGTTTGTTAAAGCGAAAGGTTTAAAATCTG TGCTAGATGACAACAGCCCCTCTATAGGCTGGAGACAAGCCGTGCTTCTTGTTGAGGCTTCTAACAGTCCAGATTCTGGAAGAGTTTTTCATCATGCACGCTCACTTGAGACGTTTTGTGGTCGCTCTGGAATAAAGCTATCTCTAGTGAATGATATATCAGGCACCCTCAGAGCAACTGCAGGGTCTACATTCCCAACACCATTTACATCACCTTTGTTTACTGGGAGCTTCCCATCAAGCCCCCCGTTCTACAGTCCAGATTTTGGGTATCAGAGGGTTGGCCGGATTGATTTGGTTCCTCCTTTAAGCTTGGATGGATCCCAATCTGCAAAAACAACTGCTTCACCGCCTGACTCTCCTGCCAGACGCAGGCAATTGACTTTACCTGTCCTTTCACTGCATGACAAACTAAGGAATTCTTCTCAAGTTGGACTGATACATTTGGCTCTGCAAAATGATATATATGGGTCCATATTAAG TTGGCAGAATGAAGTGTTTGTGGTTGCTGAGCCGGGAGAACTAGCAGAAAAATTTCTGCAGACTGTAAAATATAGCCTACTGGCAATGTTTCGAGGACGACGTAGGAAGAATGCATCAATTATCACAGACATTTCTACAATTTCTGACCTGGTTTCGTGTAGGCCCTACTTCCAAATTGGAGGTGTTGTTCATCGATATATTGGAAGACAAACACAA GTTATGGAAGATGATCGAGAAATTGCTGCATATATGTTCCGTAGGACTGTTCCTTCTGTTCACTTAACTCCAGAAGATGTTCGTCTGATG GTTGGGGCTTGGAGGGATAGGATTATAATCTTCACTGGCATCTACGGGCCTACCCAGGCTTTGATCAAATCACTTCTTGATTCTGGTGCTAAAGCAGTCATATGCCCTTCTGCTGAACCTGAAGAAACACAGTTGGCAACATTCCAGGGGTCTGGTGAATTTAATGCTGTAGAGAATGGGAAGTTTGAGATTGGAGATGAAGAAGCAGAAGATGAAGACATGGAACCTGCCAGTCCAATAAGTGACTGGGAAGACAGTGAACCTGAAAAAAACGGAGCACCTTCACATTATTACTGggatgatgatgaggaggaaTTGTCTCAGTTTGTCTGCCAGTTGTATGACTCACTGTTTCAGAGTGGTTCAAGAGTAGATGTAGCCTTACAAAATGCTCTTGCCTTGCATCGCAGCCTCAGATATTCATGCCACCTTCCCAGTATAATGTGA